The proteins below come from a single Hyperolius riggenbachi isolate aHypRig1 chromosome 8, aHypRig1.pri, whole genome shotgun sequence genomic window:
- the LOC137528223 gene encoding SERTA domain-containing protein 1-like, which yields MLSKGIKRKYSEVDGEAGSGHRAEMAGRCQSSLQTVQSHCLMNISLVKLHRSLHHVEPNLRHLVLVANTLRRLQDNMQTESSALGGWKAMEDKSKKDSQLMVNESKSPAVEISGEDGLLSTMDSSLYSSISTILEDLNSFEGLSCSPLPQPEDDQFCSPKDLIRDGSREESAKLTPSSSFLTSSSYLLGDNLEDIFEDIDTSMYDSDPWASTNLSNFKTFSSVDGAEEKISDGSDPMLELSDLDYLMDVLVGTQNCL from the coding sequence ATGTTGTCCAAAGGGATCAAACGTAAATATTCGGAGGTGGATGGGGAGGCGGGAAGTGGCCACAGAGCAGAAATGGCAGGACGATGCCAGAGCTCTTTACAAACAGTACAGTCCCACTGTCTGATGAACATCTCTTTAGTGAAGCTGCATCGCAGCCTACACCATGTAGAACCTAACCTACGACATCTTGTATTGGTGGCCAACACCTTGCGTCGTCTTCAGGATAATATGCAGACAGAATCAAGTGCCCTAGGTGGATGGAAGGCCATGGAGGACAAGTCTAAAAAAGACTCACAGTTAATGGTTAATGAGAGCAAGAGTCCTGCTGTGGAGATATCGGGAGAAGATGGACTGCTTTCCACTATGGATTCATCTTTGTACTCTTCTATTTCCACCATCCTTGAGGACTTAAACAGTTTTGAGGGACTGAGCTGCTCTCCACTGCCTCAGCCAGAAGATGACCAGTTTTGTTCTCCAAAGGACTTAATCAGAGATGGGAGCCGAGAGGAATCTGCTAAGCTGACACCTTCCTCCAGCTTCTTAACATCCTCTAGCTATTTACTTGGTGATAACCTTGAGGACATTTTTGAGGACATTGACACTTCTATGTATGATAGTGATCCCTGGGCAAGCACCAACCTTTCAaactttaaaacattttctagCGTGGATGGTGCTGAGGAGAAAATCTCAGATGGGTCAGATCCCATGCTAGAGCTTAGTGACCTGGACTACCTGATGGATGTTCTGGTGGGAACCCAAAACTGCTTATGA